A single window of Watersipora subatra chromosome 11, tzWatSuba1.1, whole genome shotgun sequence DNA harbors:
- the LOC137407846 gene encoding lysophosphatidic acid phosphatase type 6-like translates to MFSLNVLFRAFDPINENYSFDLVNNHADHATFTKDDTNYRTTLAGEHHTYETRKSFRNLWQYGIRQVQARARCASAGVEEFTLVQSQVIFRHGARTPVRVVPNVEEAIYDKRIFGAVLSHADYDYEVLDRDGGMADPVEDTPFHKQYAKEGQLRGGMICGQLTTVGMHQCYELGLSLRRRYMHKYKLVKEEYSENEIYCQSTYIKRTLESLQGVMAGLYGVTELSKHKPKFYINYSTEEMLYPNMFNCSCLKEIGQHAHTAMSEGSNNAFLMKEVKAAIIRQDLVCRVTHGLSLPSELEPFYEELQVQAPLDMVQELTGKPEDRAAGLKLGLGRFHHMLITNMDVATRGNHKYKLSLYSSHDSMLIPLLVAMGCFDRKWPGYASNIAYELWKHNKTGKFFAKVLYNGEEQRLPGKDVLIPYQEFKDLLAPFTVSPSEYKYLCEHTRASIEAPAVEYSLRFDDSKLEGGATNEVDSPLPPGM, encoded by the exons ATGTTTTCACTAAATGTGCTGTTTCGGGCATTTGATCCTATTAATGAAAACTATTCGTTTGACTTGGTGAACAATCATGCTGACCATGCTACATTTACGAAAGACGATACCAATTACAGGACAACTTTAGCTGGTGAACACCATACGTATGAGACTAGGAAAAG TTTTAGAAACTTGTGGCAGTATGGCATAAGGCAAGTTCAGGCGCGTGCTAGATGTGCATCTGCAGGAGTAGAAGAATTCACGCTGGTTCAGTCGCAA GTAATCTTTCGGCATGGTGCTAGGACACCCGTGCGAGTAGTTCCGAATGTTGAGGAAGCCATCTATGACAAAAGGATATTTGGTGCCGTACTGTCTCATGCTGACTATGACTATGAAGTCCTTGACCGTGATGGAGGAATGGCTGACCCTGTTGAAGACACTCCATTTCACAAGCA ATATGCCAAGGAAGGACAACTTCGAGGTGGCATGATTTGTGGCCAACTTACTACCGTCGGCATGCACCAGTGCTATGAGCTTGGTCTTTCTTTGAGACGGCGGTACATGCACAAATACAAACTGGTCAAAGAAGAG TACAGTGAGAACGAGATCTACTGTCAGTCCACATATATTAAGAGAACGCTGGAATCATTACAAGGTGTCATGGCTGGCCTCTATGGCGTAACTGAACTTTCAAAGCATAAG CCCAAGTTCTACATAAATTACTCTACTGAAGAGATGCTCTATCCGAATATGTTTAACTGTTCCTGTTTGAAGGAAATAGGACAGCACGCCCATACTGCAATGTCAGAGGGCTCCAATAATGCT TTTCTAATGAAGGAGGTGAAGGCAGCCATTA TCCGACAAGATCTTGTGTGTCGAGTTACACATGGTCTGTCCCTTCCCAGCGAGCTTGAGCCTTTCTATGAAGAACTCCAAGTGCAG GCTCCACTTGACATGGTCCAGGAATTGACTGGAAAGCCAGAAGACAGGGCTGCTGGGCTTAAGCTTGGACTAGGAAGATTTCATCATATGCTTATCACTAACATGGATGTTGCTACTAGAG GCAACCACAAGTACAAGCTATCACTTTATTCAAGCCATGACAGCATGCTTATACCTCTTCTCGTTGCCATGGGCTGCTTCGACAGGAAGTGGCCTGGATACGCTTCTAATATCGCATACGAACTGTGGAAGCACAACAAGACTGGAAAATTTTTTGCTAAGGTCCTCTACAACGGAGAG GAGCAAAGGCTGCCGGGAAAGGATGTTTTGATACCTTACCAAGAGTTTAAAGATCTACTGGCCCCTTTCACCGTCTCCCCTTCAGAATATAAATACTTATGCGAGCACACTCGG GCGAGCATAGAGGCACCCGCGGTGGAATATTCACTGCGTTTTGATGACTCCAAGTTGGAAGGAGGTGCGACGAATGAGGTTGATAGTCCTTTACCACCCGGCATGTAG